The following coding sequences are from one Manis pentadactyla isolate mManPen7 chromosome 13, mManPen7.hap1, whole genome shotgun sequence window:
- the LOC118934571 gene encoding olfactory receptor 6M1-like, which produces MAGRNQTPVTEFTLVALPVIREQQIFLSVILLLDYTLTMTGNIIIISLIWTDNRLQTPMYFFLSNLSFLDILFTSTIAPKLLACLLGEKKTISFAGCITQIYFYFFLGTVEFILLVVMSYDRYVAICNPLRYTVIMNSRFCLLLVLGCWVGAFLSVLYPVIVVATLPFCYREISHFFCDLAPLLHVACIDTHFIEMLSFVLSTLVILTSLLLTTVSYTYIISTILRIPSAQGRQKAFSTCASHITVVSIAYGSNIFMYVRPSQSQSLDFDKVSAVLIIMVTPLLNPFIYSLRNEKVKEVLRESMRRIALSHSERS; this is translated from the coding sequence ATGGCCGGGAGAAACCAGACTCCTGTGACAGAATTCACCTTGGTCGCCTTGCCTGTCATCCGGGAGCAACAGATCTTTCTCTCTGTCATTCTCCTGCTGGATTACACGCTTACCATGACGGGAAATATCATCATCATTTCTTTAATATGGACTGACAATCGTCTCCAAACAccaatgtacttcttcctcagtaaTTTATCATTTTTGGACATTTTGTTCACAAGTACTATTGCCCCAAAGTTGCTAGCTTGTCTCTTAGGAGAGAAGAAAACCATATCCTTTGCTGGATGCATCACTcaaatttatttctacttctttCTGGGGACAGTGGAGTTCATCCTCTTGgttgtgatgtcctatgaccgctacgtggccatctgtaACCCCCTGCGCTACACCGTCATCATGAACAGCAGGTTCTGTCTCCTGCTGGTTCTGGGATGCTGGGTGGGGGCCTTCCTGTCAGTGCTCTACCCAGTTATTGTGGTGGCCACATTGCCTTTCTGTTATAGGGAAATTAGTCACTTCTTCTGTGATCTCGCCCCTCTGCTACACGTGGCCTGCATCGACACTCATTTCATAGAGATGTTAAGTTTCGTATTGTCCACTTTGGTCATCCTGACTTCACTGTTGTTGACCACTGTGTCCTACACCTACATCATCTCTACCATCCTGCGCATCCCGTCAGCCCAGGGACGTCAGaaggccttttccacctgtgCTTCTCACATCACTGTTGTCTCCATCGCCTACGGGAGCAACATCTTCATGTATGTGAGGCCCAGCCAGAGCCAGTCACTGGATTTTGACAAAGTGTCAGCTGTCCTCATCATAATGGTGACCCCTCTTCTGAACCCCTTCATTTATAGTCTGAGGAATGAGAAGGTAAAGGAAGTTTTGAGAGAGTCAATGAGAAGGATAGCTCTATCACATTCTGAAAGATCATGA